The Megalops cyprinoides isolate fMegCyp1 chromosome 10, fMegCyp1.pri, whole genome shotgun sequence genome window below encodes:
- the ccdc12 gene encoding coiled-coil domain-containing protein 12, translating into MEKAVGSLQEQALKRKERLKALRGRQLHGRDPDDGEPERKRAAEEAESEEKHRELKLRNYTPEDEELKERQVPKAKPASVEEKVKDQLEAANPEPVIEEVDLANLAPRKPDWDLKRDVAKKLEKLEKRTQRAIAELIRERLKGSEEELAGAVGAVGVEEGDSD; encoded by the exons ATGGAGAAAGCAGTTGGATCACTGCAAGAACAGGCACTTAAGAGAAAGGAAAGATTGAAGGCGTTGAGAGGCAGACAGCTTCAT GGGAGAGATCCAGATGATggagagccagagaggaagagagcggCAGAGGAGGCAGAGTCTGAGGAGAAACACAG AGAGCTGAAGTTGAGGAATTATACACCAGAAGatgaggagctgaaggagagacAAGTGCCAAAGGCTAAACCTGCATCAG ttgaggagaaagtgaaggaCCAGCTAGAGGCAGCAAATCCTGAGCCTGTCATTGAGGAAGTG GATCTGGCTAACCTTGCCCCCAGAAAGCCTGACTG GGATCTGAAGAGGGACGTGGCCAAGaagctggagaagctggagaagagaACGCAGAGAGCCATCGCTGAGCTCATCC GTGAGCGTCTGAAAGGCAGTGAGGAAGAGTTAGCCGGAGCGGTTGGAGCAGTTGGAGTGGAGGAAGGAGACTCGGACTAA